In one window of Notolabrus celidotus isolate fNotCel1 chromosome 17, fNotCel1.pri, whole genome shotgun sequence DNA:
- the ggh gene encoding gamma-glutamyl hydrolase has protein sequence MMLLLLCICFSCLPFYSSATRNDRPIIGVLAQEVRSPKPNQNSYIAASYVKFLESAGARVVPVMINQTVEEYKTLFNSINGILYPGGAASLTTSGYARAAKIFYDLAIEANDRGDFFPVWGTCLGFEQLTVLTCGENLLVRTNTSGVALHLDYTNETSNSKLFKDFPAQLMKDLAVEPLTENSHKWSLSMQTYNTNEELHDFYKVLSTNTDGKIEFVSTFEAYQYPFYGTQWHPEKNAFEWMKPYIPHTPSAIKVTFYMADFFVNEAKKNSHRFDSEEDEKRVLIYNHNPVCTGGKGSFEQIYYF, from the exons ATGatgttgctgctgctctgcatcTGTTTTTCGTGCCTCCCGTTTTATTCTTCAGCGACACGAAATGACAGACCTATCATCG GTGTTCTGGCTCAGGAGGTTCGGTCAcctaaaccgaaccagaactctTACATTGCTGCTTCTTATGTGAAGTTCCTGGAGTCAGCAGGAGCGAGGGTTGTACCTGTCAT GATCAACCAGACTGTGGAGGAGTACAAAACACTGTTCAACTCTATTAATGG GATCCTCTACCCAGGCGGAGCTGCCAGCCTCACCACATCTGGTTATGCGAGGGCTGCCAAAATCTTTTATGATCTGGCTATTGAG GCAAACGATAGAGGCGACTTCTTCCCGGTGTGGGGAACCTGTCTCGGATTCGAGCAGCTGACTGTTTTGACGTGTGGGGAGAATCTTCTGGTGAGGACTAACACGAGTGGTGTGGCGCTGCATCTTGACTACACTAATG AAACCAGCAACAGCAAATTGTTCAAAGACTTCCCAGCTCAACTGATGAAAGACCTCGCCGTTGAGCCGCTGACAGAAAACTCTCACAAGTGGAGTTTGTCAATGCAG ACTTACAACACAAACGAGGAGCTTCATGATTTCTACAAAGTTCtctccacaaacacagatggAAAGATAGAGTTTGTGTCAACGTTTGAAG CGTATCAATACCCATTTTATGGGACACAGTGGCATCCAGAGAAGAATGCTTTTGAATGGATGAAGCCTTACATTCCTCACACTCCCTCAGCGATAAAGGTCACCTTCTATATGGCTGATTTCTTCGTCAATGAAG CCAAGAAGAACTCGCACAGATTTGACTCAGAGGAGGA